A stretch of the Streptomyces venezuelae genome encodes the following:
- a CDS encoding M4 family metallopeptidase: MDTHRHPVFCTIVPPHLLDRITLSEDTRRADIAQRTLEHDSLQRTRRRITTVRGIAPALAAPVDERPEGPERTVYDAEHRTRLPGTKVRGEGSEPGQDATVNRAYAGLGATFELFRSAFGRHSIDDAGLPLDATVHYGVEYNNAFWDGRQMVFGDGDGDLFLDFTVSVDIIGHELAHGVTQYTANLEYYKQAGALNESMSDVFGSLIKQYTLDQTADQADWLIGAGLLGPEVSGVALRSMKAPGTAYDDDELGKDPQPATMDDYVNTTRDNGGVHINSGIPNHAFYLLATDLGGKAWERAGQIWYDTLTGGELGTKAKFSDFARLSVAAAAARFGDGGTEHQAVLKAWSQVGVPTE; the protein is encoded by the coding sequence ATGGATACCCACCGCCACCCCGTCTTCTGCACCATCGTGCCGCCCCACCTGCTCGACCGGATCACGCTGTCCGAGGACACCCGCCGGGCCGACATCGCGCAGCGCACCCTCGAGCACGACTCCCTCCAGCGCACCCGGCGCCGGATCACCACCGTCCGCGGGATCGCACCCGCCCTGGCCGCGCCCGTAGACGAGCGGCCCGAGGGCCCCGAGCGGACCGTGTACGACGCCGAGCACCGGACCCGGCTGCCGGGCACCAAGGTGCGCGGGGAGGGCTCCGAGCCCGGGCAGGACGCGACCGTCAACCGGGCCTACGCCGGACTCGGCGCGACCTTCGAGCTGTTCCGGTCGGCCTTCGGACGGCACTCGATCGACGATGCCGGGCTGCCGCTGGACGCCACCGTGCACTACGGCGTGGAGTACAACAACGCCTTCTGGGACGGCCGGCAGATGGTGTTCGGTGACGGCGACGGGGACCTGTTCCTCGACTTCACCGTGTCCGTCGACATCATCGGCCACGAGCTGGCCCACGGGGTCACCCAGTACACGGCCAATCTGGAGTACTACAAGCAGGCCGGCGCGCTCAACGAGTCGATGTCGGACGTCTTCGGCTCGCTGATCAAGCAGTACACCCTGGACCAGACCGCGGACCAGGCGGACTGGCTGATCGGGGCCGGACTGCTCGGGCCCGAGGTGAGCGGGGTCGCGCTGCGCTCGATGAAGGCACCCGGTACGGCGTACGACGACGACGAGCTCGGCAAGGACCCGCAGCCGGCCACCATGGACGACTACGTCAACACCACCCGGGACAACGGCGGGGTGCACATCAACTCCGGCATCCCCAACCACGCCTTCTACCTGCTGGCCACCGACCTGGGCGGCAAGGCCTGGGAGCGGGCGGGGCAGATCTGGTACGACACCCTGACCGGCGGCGAGCTGGGCACCAAGGCGAAGTTCTCGGACTTCGCCCGGCTGTCCGTGGCCGCGGCGGCGGCCCGGTTCGGGGACGGCGGCACCGAGCACCAGGCGGTGCTCAAGGCCTGGTCCCAGGTGGGTGTGCCGACCGAGTAG
- a CDS encoding protealysin inhibitor emfourin, whose amino-acid sequence MRIHVVRTGGFAGIERQAEVDTSGRPDAEVWQALAERALAPDRTGAPGGRGGVPDGFRYVITVDGRTVRCADPHLTEAQRELITKVLKEGA is encoded by the coding sequence ATGCGGATTCACGTGGTGCGGACCGGCGGTTTCGCGGGCATCGAGCGGCAGGCCGAGGTCGATACCTCGGGCCGGCCCGACGCAGAGGTGTGGCAGGCGCTGGCCGAGCGGGCGCTGGCGCCGGACCGGACGGGTGCGCCCGGCGGGCGGGGCGGCGTACCGGACGGCTTCCGCTACGTCATCACGGTGGACGGCCGGACCGTCAGGTGCGCGGATCCGCACCTGACGGAGGCCCAGCGGGAGCTGATCACCAAGGTGCTGAAAGAAGGTGCCTGA